GTTCGATGTTGTCGCTCGTCAGATTGGCAAAGTCGTAGGCGCCGGTCGTCGCGCTGTTGACAATCGCGCCATCGATTAACACAAGTGTTTGCTCTGGTGTTCCTCCACGCATCCGTACGTCCGCCGTCGTGCCTGGTCCCCCGCTCTGGTTGACCGAGAGCCCTTGTGCCCAGCGAAGCGCCTCGGAAACCGTTTTGACCTTTCGTTGCTGCATCTCTTCGCCGGTGATGACTTCGACGGCGCTGGTGACTTGCTTAGTCGATAACGGGGTCTTGGTCGCACTGATCACGACATCAGGAGCCTCGACGGTCTCCTGTTGATCAGCCATGGCAATGTCCTGAGCGAATGCGGACGGGGTGGTAGCACTCAAACAAGCAGAAAAGACACCGACAGCACAAACACGTACGACATAGCAATACGCGCGATGCATGACAACCTCCCTTTGACTCGAAGGGTGTGAATGTTTCCCGTCCGTTGGGTCTCCTGACTTGCGGATCATCGTTTCCCTGCGCCTTCCCGTGCGGTGAAACGCACAGTGGCATGTGGCAGAGTCACTCCCCGCTTACAGTGGCGGCACCGTGATGGAATTGCACCATCTTCCCCGGCACTGACGGCCTATCTCGTTCTAAACCCTGACCTCCTTACTCCGGCGCATCCACCAGTATTCGATAGAAAAAGGGGATGCGCCTTTCCCTATCCAGCACGGATCCTCCCATACACCCTCGTTGCTGAGCCGAGCTAGCTTCGTAGGTAGTCGGCACGAAGGTGGGGTGAGCTTGGTACCATATTGGAGAAGTCCCAGTCAAACGTGAGGACTGCCGACCGCTCTGACGTATGAGACAACAATCGGTCACCATTCTTCGCGACTAAGCTCGGCGCCTTCCAAAAGTCGAGTGTCTCCTCTGCACCTGTTCGATTACACACGATCAAGGGAAGTCCTGTTTCATAGCTCCGCTGTTCCCATTCTCCATTTGGCCCATGAATGCCTGGTCCCCATGACGCGGGCGACACCAACATTTTCGCGCCTTCAAATTTCAGCGCTCGCGCAATATCAGGCGTATAGGCGTCGCTGCACACGAGAAGACCGACCCTGATCCCGTCGCACTCGATCGGCTCAGCACGGTCACCTGGGCTCGACCATGAGCGTGAATCACTCACGACATTGATCTTGCGATGTCGCCCTACAATCTCACCCGTCGGGCCGATGACAAAAACTGAGTTATAGAACCGCCTGCCCTCCCGCTCCGGGCAGCCGAGAAATACGGTTTGTTTCAACGTCCTGACTAGCTTACAGACCTGTTGCATCCACGGGTCGGGTTGCGGCTGTATCCAATCTGAGCCGACGACGTGGGTAAACTGTAGTCCACACACCGCAAGCTCCGGCGTGACGATCCATTGCGCTCCGATTGCGGCGGCATGTTTGATCGCCTCGACAATCACGTACCGGTTCCGATCAATGGCCCCGGGAACTGTCTCAAGATGAAGCAGTGCGATCTTGCCTGTCCTCATATCATGCTCCACCTGGCATACACCGTCCAGGAAGCGTCACTCGCGGCAGCCCGGTCTCCGGATGTCGGTCCACCAGCACCCGGCATCGATACACCAATTCCAACGCCCTCTGCTCAATCACGTGCTCAGGACAACCCAGCCGTACGATCCGCCCTTGATCCAATAACAGAATCCGGTCGCAATATTGGCTGACAAGATTCAAATCATGCGAGACGAGGATCACCGTCAAGCCACGCGCGACCTTCAATCGGCGGAGTACCGAACCGATCTCAACCTGATGTTGGAGATCGAGAAAGGCGGTCGGTTCATCGAGCAACAAGACTTTGGGCGTCTGAGCCAACGCTCGCGCAATCATCGTCCGCTGCCGCTCCCCGCCGGAGAGGTCCGTCACCGCCCGCTGAGCCAAGTGGATGACGTCCATGGTCGTCATGGCGTCCTCGGCTATGGCGACATCCTCCCCACTTTCCCATCCGAATCCAGTTCCCCATCGATCTCGAGAACGATGGGGAAATCGACCCATTAAGACTGTTTCCGCAACCCTAAAGGGAAAGAGCTGCTGGCTCTCTTGTGGCACCACTCCCACCACACGAGCTATTTCGTCTTGCCCCATTCCCGTCAGATCTCGGCCAAACAATCTGACGACGCCTTGCTGTGGGCTGGCAAGCCGTGCCAATAGTTTCAGCAAGGAGGTCTTCCCAGACCCATTGGGCCCTACGATACCCAAAACCTCTCGTTCGACAACCTGAAAGGACAAGTCATTGAGAATCCATTTATGGCTCATGGATTCCATTGACTGATACCGAAACCGAAGGGACTGCACCTCATAGGCGTAATAGGGTTTGATCTCGCTCGTCGGACAATGCGTCTCAAGCTCACCAGGTTGACTGTCACTCACCCCACTCATGCCAAACGATCCTTGCGCCAAAGCAGAAGATAGACGAAGAATGGCCCGCCAGCCAACGCGGTGATGATGCCGACCGGAATTTCCGTGGGCGCGATCAATGTCCGCGCCATCGTATCGGCTCCCATAAGAAAGGTGCCGCCAACCAACGCCGACGCAGGAAGGAGCAGTCGATGGTCGGCGCCAATGGCCAGCCGCACGGCATGGGGGACCACCATCCCGATAAACCCGATCATGCCGCTGACGGACACCACCGCACCGGTGACTAACGCCGTCAGAATGAAAATGGAGCGCTTTGCCCGTTCTGTATCGATACCAAGCGTGCGAGCCGTATCTTCTCCGAGTGCCAAGATATTCAACGCACGCATCTGCCTGAAGAGGAGCAGGAGGCTGATCGAAAGATAGACCAGCACCCCGACGAGCCCACTATAGGTAGGAGACGTGAGTGTTCCCATCAACCAGGCCATCATTCCATAGGAACGATTTGGATCGAGGATCGACGTAATGAACATGATCAACGCGGAGAAAATGGCGTTCAAAATCACCCCGGTCAACAGCAAGCTATGAATCGGTAACCGTTCGGCACTGGTCGCCATTCGATAGACTATTACCAACGCCATGATCCCTCCGGCAAATCCACAGGCCGGTAAAGCAGCCTCCGCAAGAAACGTGGTCCCGGCCCCACACAGCACACCCAGCGCCGCACCGAGAGCCGCACCACTGGAAACGCCAAGCACATAGGGATCCGCCAAAGGATTTCGTAACAAGGCCTGTAATACGACACCCACCGACGCCAATGAGCATCCCACGAAGAACCCCAGCAAGACCCGAGGGAGTCGAATCTGGAGCAAGATCGTACGTGTGATATCGGCGGCAGCGTCGTCCGTTCCAGGTTGCTCACGTGTCATCGCGCCCATCAACAGGCGAAACATTTCTCCATAGGCAATCGGTTGAGCTCCAAAGTGAAGACACACCAGGCTTGCGACAACCGCCGTCAGACTCAACAGCCCAAGTATCAGGATCAAACGTGAACGGGTAAGGATAGCTTCTTGAACAAGACTGCCTCGAGCTGACACCGCAGCGCCTTGTCCGCCAGACAACCGATCGGCACAGGAACGTGGAGCCCCTGTGGCTGATGGTTGTTTCACAAGAGCCTCATGGGTGGAACGCAGGGGCACCGGGACCAAACAGTTCCGGATGAATCGCCCGGACGAGCTGCTCCAGCCCCTCAATGACACGAGGCCCAGGACGATTCAGAAGACTTGACGAGACTTCATGAAATCTCTTTTGTTTGACCGCTGAGAGGGAATACCACCGCCGCCACTGCTGCTGCTCGCTTCGCGGTACCGTTTCGACCTCGCCGCTCGGGAAAATCAGCACCTCCGGATCCTCCTTGAGCACCGTCTCCATACTCAGTCGTGGATAGGCCACACCCGCCTGAGCAGCGATATTGACTCCCCCTGCGAGGCCGATCATCTGGTGGATGAAACTTCCCGGCCCAACGCTGATCAACGGTTGGCTATTTAAGACATACAAGACTCGCTTCACCGGGAGAGTCTCCACTTTGAGCTTGAGCTCGGCCATCCGCTGGCGCATGCGCTGAGTGACGTCGTTCGCGACCGAGGTTTTCTCAAACATCGTCCCCAAGGTGTGGATCTGAAGTGGGATATCCTCTAAGGTTTTGGCATCGAGCACGAACAGCGGAATTTTTAACTGTTCGAGTTTTGCGAGAACATCAGGACGGAGAAAGTCTTTGGGTGCGAGCACCATGTCCGACCGCAAGGCAATAATGGTTTCCACATTGGGATTCGCATAGCCCACCTTGGCCTTCGATTGTGCACCAGCCGGATAATCACAAAACTCCGTGACTCCGACGATCTGATCCGCCAAACCAAGCGAAAACAGCATCTCCGTGATACTCGGCGCCAGCGACACCACACGGGCCGGCGGCTTGGCCAGATAGATGCGTCGCCCGACATCATCGACAAATGCACGGGACGAGACGTGGGCCATGAACGGCATGCCGGTCAGGATGCCCTGTTGCCGTCGCTTCATCACACCAACATCTCCTTCGCCACTTTCACCGGACCATGAAACCACAAGCGTGAGTGCGGCCAGAATCAACGCCGTAAGAATCGGATGTGGTTGGCTCCATCGCGTCAATAGAAAAAAT
This portion of the Candidatus Nitrospira nitrosa genome encodes:
- a CDS encoding carbon-nitrogen hydrolase family protein, producing the protein MRTGKIALLHLETVPGAIDRNRYVIVEAIKHAAAIGAQWIVTPELAVCGLQFTHVVGSDWIQPQPDPWMQQVCKLVRTLKQTVFLGCPEREGRRFYNSVFVIGPTGEIVGRHRKINVVSDSRSWSSPGDRAEPIECDGIRVGLLVCSDAYTPDIARALKFEGAKMLVSPASWGPGIHGPNGEWEQRSYETGLPLIVCNRTGAEETLDFWKAPSLVAKNGDRLLSHTSERSAVLTFDWDFSNMVPSSPHLRADYLRS
- a CDS encoding ABC transporter ATP-binding protein gives rise to the protein MSGVSDSQPGELETHCPTSEIKPYYAYEVQSLRFRYQSMESMSHKWILNDLSFQVVEREVLGIVGPNGSGKTSLLKLLARLASPQQGVVRLFGRDLTGMGQDEIARVVGVVPQESQQLFPFRVAETVLMGRFPHRSRDRWGTGFGWESGEDVAIAEDAMTTMDVIHLAQRAVTDLSGGERQRTMIARALAQTPKVLLLDEPTAFLDLQHQVEIGSVLRRLKVARGLTVILVSHDLNLVSQYCDRILLLDQGRIVRLGCPEHVIEQRALELVYRCRVLVDRHPETGLPRVTLPGRCMPGGA
- a CDS encoding FecCD family ABC transporter permease, translating into MKQPSATGAPRSCADRLSGGQGAAVSARGSLVQEAILTRSRLILILGLLSLTAVVASLVCLHFGAQPIAYGEMFRLLMGAMTREQPGTDDAAADITRTILLQIRLPRVLLGFFVGCSLASVGVVLQALLRNPLADPYVLGVSSGAALGAALGVLCGAGTTFLAEAALPACGFAGGIMALVIVYRMATSAERLPIHSLLLTGVILNAIFSALIMFITSILDPNRSYGMMAWLMGTLTSPTYSGLVGVLVYLSISLLLLFRQMRALNILALGEDTARTLGIDTERAKRSIFILTALVTGAVVSVSGMIGFIGMVVPHAVRLAIGADHRLLLPASALVGGTFLMGADTMARTLIAPTEIPVGIITALAGGPFFVYLLLWRKDRLA
- a CDS encoding ABC transporter substrate-binding protein, encoding MTRWSQPHPILTALILAALTLVVSWSGESGEGDVGVMKRRQQGILTGMPFMAHVSSRAFVDDVGRRIYLAKPPARVVSLAPSITEMLFSLGLADQIVGVTEFCDYPAGAQSKAKVGYANPNVETIIALRSDMVLAPKDFLRPDVLAKLEQLKIPLFVLDAKTLEDIPLQIHTLGTMFEKTSVANDVTQRMRQRMAELKLKVETLPVKRVLYVLNSQPLISVGPGSFIHQMIGLAGGVNIAAQAGVAYPRLSMETVLKEDPEVLIFPSGEVETVPRSEQQQWRRWYSLSAVKQKRFHEVSSSLLNRPGPRVIEGLEQLVRAIHPELFGPGAPAFHP